In Leifsonia sp. PS1209, the genomic stretch GCTCAACGCGGTGATCGCCGCCGTCGAGAACGGCGGCAAATGCCGCGACGTCGTCATCCAGCTCGCCGCGGTCTCCAGCGCACTCGACAAGGCCGGCTTCCAGATCATCTCCACCGCCATGCAGAAGTGCCTGAACGACCCGGACGACACCACGGACCCGATCACGGTCGAAGAGCTGGAGAAGCTCTTCCTGACCCTGGCCTGACACACGCCGGATGCGTCGGGAGGCAGAGGTTTGGCCACAGACCGCCGCCCGGTCGGCTCGCATCCGGCACGGCCTCACCGATCGAGCTGAAGGCGATGCCAACTGACGATGGTCGCAGCGATACCCGCACCGGGGAGCACGAGCGACCAGAGCAGGGTGCCGACAGTC encodes the following:
- a CDS encoding metal-sensitive transcriptional regulator, translating into MAENPTPADIKPVLNRLRRAQGQLNAVIAAVENGGKCRDVVIQLAAVSSALDKAGFQIISTAMQKCLNDPDDTTDPITVEELEKLFLTLA